One part of the Mesorhizobium sp. M4B.F.Ca.ET.058.02.1.1 genome encodes these proteins:
- a CDS encoding efflux RND transporter permease subunit codes for MSGGANTASESGFTALFIRRPVMALVLNTLIAVAGLAAFYGVEIRELPDVDRPVITVSTTFEGAAAETVDRELTDTIEGAVARVSGVKSISSTSSFGNSRVTIEFNDGVDLDVAASDVRDAVSRISNQIPDTADTPRIVKADANSEPVMRLAVTSDTMSVQDMTVIVQDQIEDELAAVPGVADVQVSGERDKIFRIDVDQNKLASHGFTVADLRAALASVAFDSPAGSITTTNQDLIVRTTADVTTPEEFENIIIAGKTRIRDVATVTLGPDVGQTALRSDGKTGIGLGIIRQAESNTLDISTGVRAAVAKLQENLPQGMSIKVTSDDAVFVNGAVHEVEIALALSVSIVLIVIYAFLLDWRATLIPGLSMPVAMIGTIAAIYLAGFSVNILTLLALVLATGLVVDDAIVVLENIVRRRNQGMGPRAAAVLGAQEVFFAVIATTLTLVAVFVPISFLPGQTGGLFREFGFVLAMSVLLSCVVALTLCPMLASRMLSSASLHHEGGKGIGARIGGALNATYRRCLHACLGAPWLVVLVALLFAGIAFTLFGTIRQELTPSEDRAVVLLRISAPQGVSLDYTTEQMQKIERLIQLLRESGEIRSTFENAGQNGAYNSGFMVMTLAPWDERARSQREIVAEISRLTRQVPSVRVFPVQPNSLGIRGAGNGLQFALVGNDRKALGEAAGKVVAEMQKDQRFQSPRLSVDPTQPQLAVAIDRERASDLGIDITGLADTLQAMLDGNDVVDVYIADRSYGVKLVSTTNPINDPTDLENIFVKTGDGRFLPMSTIATLTERAVPPSLTREQQQPSVAITSNLSGDFALGDALSRAEEIATPLLPPGSRILPLAEAATLGETNSAMITIFGFALVIILLVLAAQFESFVSAIIIMATVPLGLACAIFALLLSGTSLNAYSQIGLVLLVGVMAKNGILIVEFANQLRDRGLGVREAIEQASIIRLRPVMMTMICTVLGGVPLVLAVGAGAEARIALGWVIVGGLGLATVSTLFLTPVAYLLLGRFVTPKTHEEARLKRELEEAAYTNVEPAE; via the coding sequence ATGAGCGGCGGCGCCAACACCGCCAGCGAGAGCGGCTTCACCGCGCTGTTCATTCGCCGGCCGGTCATGGCCCTGGTGCTGAACACACTGATCGCGGTCGCCGGCCTTGCCGCCTTCTATGGCGTCGAGATCCGTGAACTGCCGGATGTCGACCGTCCCGTCATCACCGTCAGCACCACCTTCGAGGGCGCCGCAGCCGAGACCGTCGACCGCGAGCTGACCGACACGATCGAGGGCGCGGTCGCGCGCGTCTCCGGCGTCAAGTCTATCTCGTCGACTTCCTCCTTCGGCAACAGCCGTGTCACCATCGAGTTCAACGACGGCGTCGATCTCGACGTCGCCGCCTCCGATGTGCGCGACGCCGTCAGCCGCATCTCCAACCAGATACCGGACACGGCCGACACGCCGCGCATCGTCAAGGCCGACGCCAATTCCGAGCCGGTGATGCGGCTGGCGGTCACCTCCGACACCATGTCGGTGCAGGACATGACGGTGATCGTCCAGGATCAGATCGAGGACGAGCTCGCCGCCGTCCCGGGCGTCGCCGACGTCCAGGTTTCCGGTGAGCGCGACAAGATCTTCCGCATCGACGTCGACCAGAACAAGCTCGCCAGCCACGGCTTCACCGTCGCCGATCTCCGGGCCGCGCTCGCCTCGGTCGCCTTCGATTCGCCGGCTGGCTCGATCACCACCACCAACCAGGATCTGATCGTGCGCACCACGGCCGACGTGACGACGCCGGAGGAGTTCGAGAACATCATCATCGCCGGCAAGACGCGCATCCGCGACGTCGCAACCGTCACGCTCGGTCCCGATGTCGGCCAGACGGCGCTGCGTTCGGACGGCAAGACCGGCATCGGCCTCGGCATCATCCGTCAGGCGGAATCGAACACGCTGGACATCTCGACCGGCGTCAGGGCGGCCGTCGCCAAGCTGCAGGAGAACTTGCCACAGGGAATGTCGATCAAGGTCACCAGCGACGACGCGGTCTTTGTCAACGGCGCCGTGCACGAGGTCGAGATCGCGCTGGCGCTCTCTGTCTCGATTGTGCTGATCGTCATTTACGCCTTCCTGCTCGACTGGCGCGCAACGCTGATCCCCGGCCTGTCGATGCCGGTCGCCATGATCGGCACCATCGCCGCGATCTATCTCGCCGGCTTTTCGGTCAACATCCTGACGCTGCTGGCGCTGGTGCTGGCCACCGGACTCGTCGTCGATGACGCCATCGTCGTGCTCGAAAACATCGTGCGCCGGCGCAACCAGGGCATGGGGCCGCGCGCGGCGGCCGTGCTTGGCGCGCAGGAGGTCTTCTTCGCCGTCATCGCCACCACGCTGACGCTGGTCGCCGTCTTCGTGCCGATCTCTTTCCTGCCCGGCCAGACCGGCGGCCTGTTTCGCGAATTCGGCTTTGTGCTGGCGATGTCGGTGCTGCTGTCCTGCGTGGTCGCACTCACCCTTTGCCCGATGCTCGCCTCGCGCATGCTGTCCAGCGCCTCGCTCCACCATGAAGGCGGCAAGGGCATCGGCGCCCGCATCGGCGGCGCGCTGAACGCGACCTACCGGCGCTGCCTGCATGCCTGCCTCGGCGCGCCGTGGCTGGTGGTGCTGGTGGCGCTGCTCTTCGCCGGCATCGCCTTCACCCTCTTCGGCACCATCCGCCAGGAGCTGACGCCGAGCGAGGACCGCGCCGTCGTCTTGTTGCGCATCAGCGCCCCGCAAGGCGTCAGCCTCGACTACACGACCGAGCAGATGCAGAAGATCGAGAGGCTGATCCAGCTGCTGCGCGAATCCGGCGAGATCCGCAGCACCTTCGAAAACGCAGGCCAGAACGGCGCCTACAACTCAGGTTTCATGGTGATGACGCTGGCTCCGTGGGACGAACGCGCGCGCAGCCAGCGGGAGATCGTGGCCGAGATCAGCCGATTGACAAGGCAGGTGCCGAGCGTGCGGGTGTTCCCGGTGCAGCCCAACAGCCTTGGTATCCGCGGCGCCGGCAACGGCCTGCAGTTCGCGCTGGTCGGCAACGACCGCAAGGCGCTCGGCGAGGCGGCGGGCAAGGTCGTCGCCGAGATGCAGAAGGACCAGCGCTTCCAGTCGCCACGGCTCTCCGTCGACCCGACCCAGCCCCAGCTGGCCGTGGCCATCGACCGCGAGCGCGCCTCCGACCTCGGCATCGACATCACCGGGCTGGCCGACACATTGCAGGCCATGCTCGACGGCAACGACGTCGTCGACGTCTATATCGCCGACCGCAGCTATGGCGTGAAGCTGGTGTCGACGACCAACCCGATCAACGACCCGACCGACCTCGAGAACATCTTCGTTAAGACCGGCGACGGTCGCTTCCTGCCGATGTCGACCATCGCGACGCTGACCGAACGCGCCGTGCCGCCATCGCTGACGCGCGAGCAGCAGCAGCCGTCGGTCGCTATCACCTCGAACCTGTCAGGCGACTTCGCGCTCGGCGACGCGCTGAGCCGCGCCGAGGAGATTGCCACGCCGCTCTTGCCGCCGGGCAGCCGCATCCTGCCGCTCGCCGAGGCGGCGACGCTGGGCGAGACCAACAGCGCCATGATCACCATCTTCGGCTTCGCGCTGGTCATCATCCTGCTGGTGCTTGCCGCCCAGTTCGAAAGCTTCGTCAGCGCCATCATTATCATGGCGACGGTGCCGCTGGGCCTCGCCTGCGCGATCTTCGCCCTCCTGCTCTCGGGAACCAGCCTCAATGCCTACAGCCAGATCGGCCTGGTGCTGCTGGTCGGCGTCATGGCCAAGAACGGCATCCTGATCGTCGAGTTCGCCAACCAGCTGCGCGATCGCGGGCTCGGCGTGCGCGAGGCGATCGAGCAGGCCTCCATCATCCGCCTGCGCCCGGTGATGATGACAATGATCTGCACCGTGCTCGGCGGCGTGCCGCTGGTGCTGGCCGTCGGCGCCGGCGCCGAGGCGCGCATCGCGCTCGGCTGGGTGATCGTCGGCGGGCTTGGCCTTGCCACCGTCTCGACCCTGTTCCTGACCCCGGTCGCCTATCTGCTGCTCGGCCGCTTCGTTACGCCGAAGACGCATGAGGAAGCACGGCTGAAGCGCGAGCTGGAGGAAGCCGCCTACACCAACGTCGAGCCGGCGGAGTGA
- a CDS encoding efflux RND transporter periplasmic adaptor subunit codes for MAAWKQIVFALVILVAAAAAWISFFPGAHEVLARWGIEWADAATSAQTTGAVDAAKQASSRDSNRQPANVVALPASTAAINDRLQAIGTGRANASVTVNPYSSGRLVEFLVASGTHVDKGQVIATLDSDTEVIAEDRAKVGLQDAQDKLDRVKSLRASNAATPVAVADAEVALANAKLALRDAELALQRRSIVAPIAGTVGILPISAGNYVTSQSAIATLDDRSSILVDFLVPERFAAAVKVGAQLSATPIANPSQAYTGTVSAIDNHIDEASRTLLVKATIANPADSLRAGMSFQISMKFPGDSYPAVSPLAILWGSDGAYVWAVADGKAKRVPVRIIQRNTETVLIDAPIVSGDMVVTEGTQSVSEGGEVRIAGEQQRAAEADSP; via the coding sequence ATGGCCGCCTGGAAACAGATCGTTTTTGCGCTTGTGATCCTGGTGGCCGCCGCGGCCGCCTGGATAAGTTTTTTCCCCGGCGCGCATGAGGTGCTGGCACGCTGGGGTATCGAATGGGCCGACGCCGCGACATCGGCACAGACGACCGGCGCCGTCGACGCGGCGAAGCAGGCAAGCAGCCGCGACAGCAACCGACAACCGGCGAATGTCGTCGCGTTGCCGGCGAGCACGGCCGCCATCAACGACCGCCTGCAGGCGATCGGCACCGGCCGAGCCAACGCCTCGGTCACGGTCAACCCTTACAGTTCCGGCCGTCTCGTCGAATTTCTGGTCGCCTCCGGAACCCATGTCGACAAGGGCCAGGTCATCGCCACCCTCGATTCCGACACCGAGGTGATTGCCGAGGACCGCGCCAAGGTCGGCCTGCAGGACGCTCAGGACAAGCTCGACCGGGTGAAGTCGCTGCGCGCCTCGAATGCCGCGACGCCGGTCGCCGTCGCCGATGCGGAAGTGGCGCTGGCCAACGCCAAGCTGGCGCTGCGCGACGCCGAGCTCGCCCTGCAGCGCCGCTCGATCGTGGCCCCAATTGCGGGCACGGTCGGCATCCTGCCGATCTCCGCCGGCAATTACGTGACCAGCCAGTCGGCCATCGCCACGCTCGACGATCGCTCCTCGATCCTGGTCGACTTCCTGGTGCCCGAGCGCTTCGCCGCCGCCGTCAAGGTCGGCGCGCAATTGTCGGCGACGCCGATCGCCAATCCGAGCCAGGCCTACACCGGCACCGTCTCGGCCATCGACAACCATATCGACGAGGCCAGCCGCACGCTGCTGGTCAAGGCGACAATCGCCAACCCGGCGGATTCGCTGCGCGCCGGCATGTCGTTCCAGATCAGCATGAAATTTCCGGGCGACTCCTATCCGGCGGTTAGCCCGCTGGCCATCCTGTGGGGTTCCGACGGCGCCTATGTCTGGGCGGTCGCGGACGGCAAGGCCAAACGCGTTCCCGTGCGCATCATCCAGCGCAACACCGAGACAGTGCTAATCGACGCGCCGATCGTCAGCGGCGACATGGTGGTGACCGAAGGCACCCAGAGCGTCAGCGAGGGCGGCGAGGTCCGCATCGCCGGCGAGCAGCAGCGCGCCGCCGAAGCTGACAGCCCATGA
- a CDS encoding MurR/RpiR family transcriptional regulator yields MISSIAELISDRIGAMPAGERRAAQTLIANYPLIGLKTVAEFSAAAGVSSPTILRFVARLGFQNYPEFQSALQDELAAQLQSPASRTLNPASPGGGAVSPMLEATLENMRETFRHLSEKQLADIGALLAARRGKTFLIGGRFTDPLARYMAAHLAIVQPDVYHLAGQESIWRDRLIDMGKRDVLVIFDIRRYQDSLVRFAETAHQRGVQIVLFTDQWLSPIARFARHVIAGRTAVPSAWDSSAALFVVAETLIGAVTRQLEADGAKRIRELEGLR; encoded by the coding sequence ATGATCTCCAGCATCGCCGAACTGATTTCCGACCGCATTGGCGCCATGCCGGCCGGCGAGCGGCGCGCGGCGCAGACGCTGATCGCCAACTATCCGTTGATCGGGCTGAAGACGGTTGCCGAATTTTCGGCCGCAGCCGGCGTGTCCTCGCCGACGATCCTGCGTTTCGTCGCCCGCCTCGGCTTCCAGAACTATCCGGAATTCCAGTCGGCGCTGCAGGACGAACTGGCGGCGCAATTGCAGTCGCCGGCGTCGCGCACGCTCAACCCGGCCTCGCCCGGCGGCGGCGCGGTGTCGCCGATGCTGGAGGCGACGCTCGAGAACATGCGCGAGACCTTCAGGCACCTGTCTGAGAAGCAGCTTGCCGACATCGGGGCACTGCTCGCCGCCAGGCGCGGCAAGACCTTCCTGATCGGCGGCCGTTTCACCGATCCGTTGGCGCGCTACATGGCCGCGCACCTCGCCATCGTCCAGCCGGACGTCTACCACCTCGCCGGACAGGAAAGCATCTGGCGCGACCGGCTGATCGACATGGGCAAGCGCGACGTGCTGGTGATCTTCGACATCAGGCGCTACCAGGACAGTCTGGTGCGCTTTGCCGAGACCGCGCATCAGCGCGGCGTTCAGATCGTGCTGTTCACCGATCAATGGCTGTCGCCGATCGCCCGCTTCGCCCGCCATGTCATCGCCGGACGCACCGCTGTGCCCTCGGCCTGGGATTCCTCGGCCGCCCTCTTCGTCGTCGCCGAGACGCTGATCGGCGCCGTCACAAGACAGCTTGAGGCTGACGGCGCCAAGCGCATCCGCGAGTTGGAAGGCTTGCGCTGA
- a CDS encoding N-formylglutamate amidohydrolase, translated as METARPSSHAEPDTVRVTNPGGSSPFVLTCDHASNFLPAEFGTLGLPAEDLSRHIAWDPGALPVAHRMAAALDATLVETGISRLVIDCNRPLDAPDLVPPISETTVIPGNAGLSDKQRARRIDLSWRPFHDTIARIIDERLARGRETRLVSVHSFTPVYKGKSRPWHIGIIHDEDRRLAVPLIAALKRLAGVTVGINEPYSPADRVYFTLERHARSRGLACAMIEIRNDEISGEAGQRKWADLLTGIFSDLEPEEASGSRQRAVGKSVQSAS; from the coding sequence ATGGAGACAGCACGGCCCTCCAGCCATGCAGAGCCTGACACCGTGAGGGTGACCAACCCCGGCGGATCGAGCCCGTTTGTTCTGACTTGCGACCACGCCTCCAACTTCCTGCCGGCCGAATTCGGCACGCTCGGCCTGCCGGCGGAGGATCTTTCCCGGCACATCGCCTGGGATCCCGGCGCGCTGCCGGTCGCCCACCGCATGGCCGCCGCGCTCGACGCCACGCTGGTCGAGACCGGCATCTCGCGCCTCGTCATCGACTGCAACCGGCCGCTCGATGCGCCGGACCTCGTGCCGCCGATAAGCGAGACCACGGTCATTCCCGGCAATGCCGGTCTGTCGGACAAGCAGCGCGCCCGGCGCATCGACCTGTCGTGGCGGCCGTTCCACGACACGATCGCGCGCATCATCGACGAGCGGCTGGCGCGCGGACGGGAAACGCGGCTGGTGTCGGTGCATTCCTTCACGCCGGTCTACAAGGGCAAAAGCCGGCCCTGGCATATCGGCATCATCCATGACGAGGACCGCCGGCTGGCGGTGCCCCTGATCGCGGCGCTCAAGCGGCTCGCCGGCGTCACCGTCGGCATCAACGAACCCTATTCGCCGGCCGACCGCGTCTATTTCACGCTGGAACGGCATGCGCGCTCGCGCGGCCTTGCCTGCGCGATGATCGAAATCCGCAACGACGAAATCTCCGGCGAGGCCGGGCAGCGGAAATGGGCGGATCTGCTCACCGGCATTTTTTCTGATCTGGAGCCCGAGGAGGCCAGCGGCTCCCGACAACGCGCAGTGGGAAAGTCAGTACAATCGGCCAGCTAA
- a CDS encoding amino acid permease, producing MTAPGYTEVDKAEDVKHLHSMGYAQELERRLSRFSNFAVSFSIICILSGGINSLAQATSGAGGIGIGIGWLVGCFVSLTFAVAMSQISSAYPTAGGLYHWGSILGNRGTGWVTAWLNLLGLITVLGAINVGTWTFFVGAFGPALGIEGNLTNQMIFLIIITGAQALINHLGIKLTAKLTDFSGYLIFFGSILIAIVCLAAAETWDVSRLFTFHNYSGDAGAGVWPSVSNAWVFALGLLLPIYTITGYDASAHTSEETIKAASSVPRAMVMSVIWSAVFGYLFLAAFILMIPNMDDAAKQGWNVFFWAFDQRVSPGIKEFVYLVVFVAQLLCGLATVTSASRMIFAFSRDGGLPGSAALAKVSPTYRTPVAAIWTASILSVLFVWGSTLVSVAGTSAYTIVVSCTVIFLFLSFTVPIVLGMLAWGTPKWDKMGPWNMGRAIFMLFGVLSILSMILIFVIGIQPPNDWALYITVGFFILTAIVWFAFERNRFQGPPLGDIIAARQAAIKAAEQAVGETGH from the coding sequence ATGACAGCACCGGGTTATACCGAAGTTGATAAGGCGGAGGACGTAAAGCACCTCCACAGCATGGGCTACGCCCAGGAACTGGAGCGGCGCCTCAGCCGCTTTTCGAATTTCGCGGTTTCGTTCTCGATCATCTGCATCCTGTCCGGCGGCATCAATTCGCTGGCGCAGGCCACCTCCGGCGCCGGCGGCATCGGCATCGGCATCGGCTGGCTGGTCGGCTGCTTCGTGTCGCTGACCTTCGCTGTCGCCATGTCGCAGATCAGCTCGGCCTATCCGACGGCCGGCGGCCTCTACCACTGGGGTTCGATCCTCGGCAATCGCGGCACCGGCTGGGTGACGGCCTGGCTCAACCTGCTCGGCCTGATCACTGTGCTCGGCGCCATCAATGTTGGCACCTGGACCTTCTTCGTCGGCGCCTTCGGACCGGCGCTGGGAATTGAAGGCAATCTGACCAACCAGATGATCTTCCTGATCATCATCACCGGCGCCCAGGCACTGATTAACCATCTCGGCATCAAGCTGACGGCGAAGCTCACCGACTTCTCCGGCTATCTCATCTTCTTTGGCTCGATCCTGATCGCGATCGTCTGCCTTGCCGCCGCCGAGACCTGGGACGTCAGCCGTCTCTTCACCTTCCACAACTACTCGGGCGATGCCGGCGCCGGCGTCTGGCCGTCGGTGTCGAACGCCTGGGTGTTCGCGCTCGGCCTGCTGCTGCCGATCTACACCATCACCGGCTACGACGCCTCGGCGCACACCTCCGAGGAAACCATCAAGGCGGCCAGTTCCGTGCCGCGCGCGATGGTCATGTCGGTCATCTGGTCGGCCGTCTTCGGCTACCTGTTCCTGGCCGCCTTCATCCTGATGATCCCGAACATGGACGATGCCGCCAAGCAGGGCTGGAACGTGTTCTTCTGGGCCTTCGACCAGCGTGTCAGCCCCGGCATCAAGGAGTTCGTCTACCTTGTGGTGTTTGTTGCCCAGCTGCTTTGCGGCCTGGCCACGGTGACCTCGGCTTCGCGCATGATCTTCGCCTTCTCGCGTGACGGCGGCCTGCCGGGTTCGGCGGCACTCGCCAAGGTCAGCCCGACCTATCGCACGCCGGTGGCGGCGATCTGGACGGCGTCGATCCTGTCGGTGCTGTTCGTCTGGGGCTCGACCCTGGTTTCGGTCGCCGGCACCTCGGCCTACACCATCGTGGTGTCCTGCACGGTCATCTTCCTGTTCCTCTCCTTCACCGTGCCGATCGTGCTCGGCATGCTGGCCTGGGGCACGCCGAAGTGGGACAAGATGGGCCCGTGGAACATGGGGCGTGCGATCTTCATGCTGTTCGGCGTCCTCTCCATTCTGTCGATGATCCTGATCTTCGTCATCGGCATCCAGCCGCCGAACGACTGGGCGCTCTACATCACCGTCGGCTTCTTCATCCTGACGGCGATCGTGTGGTTCGCGTTCGAGCGCAACCGCTTCCAGGGCCCGCCGCTTGGCGACATCATCGCGGCGCGCCAGGCAGCGATCAAGGCAGCCGAACAGGCGGTCGGCGAGACCGGCCACTGA
- a CDS encoding glutamine synthetase family protein produces the protein MAGNFSFDQLKKAVSNGEIDTVLACIVDMQGRLAGKRFLAQYFVDSAHGETHGCNYLLACDIDMEPVPGYKAASWSKGYGDFVMKPDLATLRRLPWLEKTALVICDVLDHHDHEDLAHSPRAILKKQVKRLKDRGYIGYFASELEFYLFNETYDSARKKHWQGLDSASPYIGDYQIGITTKEEGVMRRLRNEMEAAGIPIENSKGEWGPGQEEINVRYAEALDMADRHVILKNGAKEIADSEGKSISFMAKYNYGLAGNSSHIHNSLWSADGKTPLFFDKSAEWTLSTLGQHWAAGQIKYAKEFTWFLAPYINSYKRFQAGTFAPTKIMWSEDNRTAGFRLCGEGTKGIRMECRIGGADLNPYLAFAALIASGLAGIDEKLELQKPFVGDAYQASRLPEIPKTLRDATETLSKSKMLKQAFGEDVVEHYVHTARWEQFEYDRRITDWELHRGFERY, from the coding sequence ATGGCCGGAAATTTCTCGTTCGATCAATTGAAGAAAGCGGTCTCCAATGGCGAGATCGACACGGTGCTGGCCTGCATCGTCGACATGCAGGGCCGGCTCGCGGGAAAGCGCTTCCTGGCCCAGTATTTCGTCGATTCCGCGCATGGCGAGACGCATGGCTGCAACTATCTGCTGGCCTGCGACATCGATATGGAGCCGGTGCCGGGCTACAAGGCGGCAAGCTGGTCGAAGGGCTATGGCGACTTCGTCATGAAGCCGGACCTGGCGACGCTGCGGCGGCTGCCGTGGCTGGAAAAGACGGCGCTGGTGATCTGCGACGTGCTCGATCACCACGACCATGAAGATCTGGCGCATTCGCCGCGCGCCATCCTGAAGAAGCAGGTCAAGCGGCTGAAGGATCGCGGCTATATCGGCTACTTCGCCTCCGAGCTCGAATTCTACCTGTTCAACGAGACCTACGATTCCGCCCGCAAGAAGCACTGGCAGGGCCTCGACTCGGCCTCGCCCTACATCGGCGACTACCAGATCGGCATCACCACCAAGGAAGAAGGCGTGATGCGCCGGCTGCGCAACGAGATGGAAGCCGCCGGCATTCCGATCGAGAACTCCAAGGGCGAATGGGGCCCGGGCCAGGAAGAGATCAACGTGCGCTACGCGGAAGCGCTCGATATGGCCGACCGCCATGTCATCCTGAAGAACGGCGCCAAGGAGATCGCCGATTCCGAGGGCAAGTCGATCTCCTTCATGGCCAAGTACAATTACGGGCTCGCCGGCAACTCCAGCCACATCCACAATTCGCTGTGGAGCGCCGACGGCAAGACGCCCCTATTCTTCGACAAAAGCGCCGAATGGACGTTGTCGACGCTCGGCCAGCACTGGGCGGCCGGCCAGATCAAATACGCCAAGGAGTTCACCTGGTTCCTGGCGCCCTACATCAATTCCTACAAGCGCTTCCAGGCCGGCACCTTCGCGCCGACCAAGATCATGTGGAGCGAGGACAACCGCACCGCCGGCTTCCGCCTGTGCGGCGAGGGCACCAAGGGCATCCGCATGGAATGCCGGATAGGAGGCGCCGACCTCAACCCCTATCTCGCCTTCGCGGCGCTGATCGCATCCGGCCTTGCCGGCATCGACGAGAAGCTGGAACTGCAGAAGCCGTTCGTCGGTGACGCCTACCAGGCCTCGCGCCTGCCGGAGATTCCGAAGACGCTGCGCGACGCCACCGAGACGCTGTCGAAGTCGAAGATGCTGAAGCAGGCCTTCGGCGAGGATGTTGTCGAACACTATGTGCATACGGCCCGCTGGGAGCAGTTCGAATACGACCGCCGCATCACGGATTGGGAACTGCACAGGGGGTTCGAGCGATACTAA
- a CDS encoding type II toxin-antitoxin system VapC family toxin, giving the protein MTIDGVLLDTCFMLWLSTEQPVARTAVDRVTSARKNGDVIAVSIMSAWEIGMLVSKGRLPFIKSPLGWFEGFVQAGATSVEGIDSELLVESSFLPGVVHNDPTDRIIIATARSKNLAIITRDRAILAYGAAGFVKTVPC; this is encoded by the coding sequence ATGACGATTGACGGAGTGTTGCTGGACACGTGCTTCATGCTGTGGCTGTCGACCGAGCAGCCGGTTGCGAGAACGGCTGTTGATAGAGTGACCAGTGCGCGAAAAAATGGCGACGTGATCGCCGTTTCGATCATGTCGGCTTGGGAAATCGGCATGCTTGTGTCGAAGGGCCGGCTTCCATTCATCAAGTCGCCGCTCGGTTGGTTCGAAGGGTTCGTGCAAGCCGGTGCGACGAGCGTCGAGGGGATCGACAGCGAGCTTCTGGTGGAGTCCTCGTTTCTGCCCGGCGTCGTTCACAACGATCCGACGGACCGGATCATCATAGCCACTGCCCGCTCGAAGAACCTCGCAATCATTACCCGCGATCGCGCCATCCTTGCTTATGGCGCGGCCGGCTTTGTCAAAACAGTCCCTTGTTGA
- a CDS encoding aldehyde dehydrogenase family protein: MARPALSKQSLVDFGDAFLETVKLKSPIDGSIYAERPIATDQAINAAVERAKAAQEKWAETPVVERGKYMLAMLEALVAMTDEIVPEIAWQMGRPVRYGGEFGGVKERVNYMVEIAEQALKPVLASNPKDGFRRYVKKVPLGVVMVIAPWNYPYLTAVNTIVPALMAGSAVILKHAAQTLLVGERFQQAFDRAGLPKGLFQNLVMNHGQTEKLLGSGKIDHVNFTGSVAGGRAIEKAAAGTFMSLGLELGGKDPAYVLPDAKMDHAVANLVDGAFFNSGQCCCGIERVYVHEKVYDEFVEGFIAETRNYVVGNPLEQATTLGPMAQARFADLIREQKAEALRKGATAHVNMKVAEDKAGSPYLAPEVLTNVDHQMGVMREESFGPIVGIMKVRNDEEAIALMNDSPYGLTASIWTRDTERAVAIGDRVETGTVFMNRCDYLDPALVWTGVKDTGKGAALSAIGYDNLTRPKSFHLREAI, translated from the coding sequence ATGGCGCGGCCGGCTTTGTCAAAACAGTCCCTTGTTGATTTTGGAGACGCCTTCTTGGAAACGGTCAAACTCAAATCCCCCATCGACGGCTCGATCTATGCGGAGCGGCCGATCGCCACCGACCAGGCGATCAATGCCGCGGTCGAGCGCGCCAAGGCGGCGCAGGAGAAGTGGGCCGAAACACCGGTCGTCGAGCGCGGCAAGTACATGCTGGCGATGCTCGAAGCGCTGGTCGCCATGACTGACGAGATCGTGCCGGAGATCGCCTGGCAGATGGGCCGCCCGGTGCGCTATGGCGGCGAGTTCGGCGGCGTCAAGGAACGCGTCAACTACATGGTCGAGATCGCCGAGCAGGCGTTGAAGCCGGTCCTGGCCTCCAACCCGAAGGACGGCTTCCGCCGCTATGTGAAGAAGGTGCCGCTCGGCGTGGTCATGGTCATCGCGCCGTGGAACTACCCTTATCTCACCGCCGTCAACACCATCGTGCCGGCGCTGATGGCCGGCAGCGCCGTCATCCTCAAGCACGCGGCGCAGACGCTTTTGGTCGGCGAGCGTTTTCAGCAGGCCTTCGACAGAGCTGGCCTGCCCAAGGGCCTGTTCCAGAACCTGGTCATGAACCACGGCCAGACCGAGAAGCTGCTCGGCTCCGGCAAGATCGACCATGTCAACTTCACCGGCTCGGTCGCAGGCGGTCGCGCCATCGAGAAAGCCGCGGCCGGTACTTTCATGAGCCTCGGCCTCGAGCTCGGCGGCAAGGATCCGGCCTATGTGCTGCCCGACGCCAAGATGGATCATGCGGTCGCCAATCTGGTCGACGGCGCCTTTTTCAATTCCGGCCAGTGCTGCTGTGGCATCGAGCGCGTCTATGTTCACGAGAAGGTCTATGACGAGTTTGTCGAGGGCTTCATTGCCGAGACCAGGAACTATGTCGTCGGCAATCCGCTGGAGCAGGCGACGACGCTGGGGCCGATGGCGCAGGCACGCTTCGCCGACCTGATCCGCGAGCAGAAGGCCGAGGCGCTGCGCAAAGGCGCAACGGCGCATGTCAACATGAAGGTCGCCGAGGACAAGGCAGGCTCGCCCTATCTGGCGCCGGAAGTGCTGACCAATGTCGACCACCAGATGGGCGTCATGCGCGAGGAGAGCTTCGGGCCGATCGTCGGCATCATGAAGGTGCGCAACGACGAGGAGGCCATCGCGCTGATGAACGACAGTCCCTACGGGCTGACGGCATCTATCTGGACGCGCGACACCGAACGCGCTGTCGCGATCGGCGACCGCGTCGAGACCGGAACCGTATTCATGAACCGCTGCGACTATCTCGATCCGGCGCTGGTCTGGACCGGCGTCAAGGACACCGGCAAGGGCGCGGCGCTCTCGGCCATAGGGTACGACAATCTGACCCGGCCGAAATCATTCCACCTGCGTGAAGCGATCTGA